The following DNA comes from Clostridia bacterium.
GAAGAATTCGCCCAAAATGGCTATGAGAAAGCTTCAACGAATTCTATCGTAAAAAAAGCTGGTATTTCCAAGGGAATCCTCTTCCACTACTTTGGTAACAAAAAAAGCCTATACCTGTATATACTTGATTATGTAATTGATTATTATATCAAGAAATTCAACAGCCAGTATGCTTTTTCTACCAGTGACGTATTTGAACGGCTTGTTGAACGTGCTAAAGAGAAAATGAAACTGGCATATGAAGATCCTGATATGTATAAGCTTGTGTTTGAAGCTTTTGCAAATACCCCGGATGATATTAAGCCGGAGGTACAGGGCAGATATGCTAAAATTATTGCCGAGCAAACCCCACTGGCTTTCAAGGATTTAGACTTTTCCAAGTTCCGCAAGGGTGTAGATCCCAAGAAAGCTATAGAATTAATTGTGCTTTCACTGGAGGCACTGGGGAATAAATATCTGAGTATGTATAAAAACAGGGGAATATGGACTTCGGAAGAAATGGAAAAGATGATGCAGGAATCTCTGGAGTATGTGGAGATGCTCAAATACGGAATATATGAAAGCGAGAAATGATATTATGCAAATAAAAGCTGTGTGAATCTTGATTCACACAGCTTTTATTTGCATGGACACAGTTGTCGGCAGGTCTGCTTCAGCTTGCTTAGTCCAAACAGAATCCGCCGTATCCAAAGTTTCACAGATATGCTCCAAGTCACTACACAAGCAAACCCTTTAACTAGCACAGTGTATTACCTTAAAGTCCTTATCAAATTGTTAGAATAAAGCTGTTGATGGTCACATAGGTTTTTATGTGGTCACTAGTATGGGAAGGCCGACTCTTTAGTGATATGGGGGGTATTTATGGGGAAATATATAGTAGGGGTATTAGCTATTTTATTGACATGTATTTACTCAGCGTGTTATATGTTATTTCTGAATATCCCTTGCATGTCCGCAATTAGCGAAAAGACAATCATAGGGGAAAGAACTGTAGAAGCAAATCTAGGTGAGAATGAAACAAATAGGCTTTACTCGGATAGGGAAACTGCCTTGCTGAACTTTATCAAGAAGAGAATGATGGGAAATGAGGGGCAGATATATACTAAAATAAAGCAGGGAGAAGCTTGCGGAGAAGTCCTTTCGGAATCTGTAGGGCTTTTGATGGAATATTGCATAGAAAAAAATAACAGAGTATTATTTGATAAAGAATTTGACTTTTTAAGGGAAAAATTGCTGGATGATAAAAACCTTATCAGATGGAAAGCTGCGAATAAGGAGGTAAATTGTAACGCAGCTATTGATGATTTCAGAATAGTAAGAGCTTTGCTGGATGCATACGATATATGGGGGGATAAGGTTTATCTGGATACGGCGGGATTTATTCAGGAGAGTATTTTTAAAAAGCAGGTAGAGGGTGAATGGCTTTTTGAGTTTTATGATTGGAAGTTGGGTAAAAGCAATAAAACCATACCATTGTGTTATCTGGATCTGTATACTCTGGGCAGGTTGAGGGAGTTTAATAAAGACTGGTCAAGGGTTGCGGATTTTGGAGAACGGATCATCAGCGAAGGCAAGCCTGATTCTGAAATACCTATATACTACAAATATTATGATTACGAAACAAAGAGGTACTTCCTTGATGAGGAATATGTAAAAAGCAAGGCTGTTTGCCTTACTTATACTTTATACACTGTCATGCATATGTCGGAAATTAACGGGGATACGGAAATGTTTACAAACTGGCTGAAAAAGGAAATGGGAACCGGGAGGCTATATGCCTGGTATGACCCACAAACCGGAACCCCTGCAAACGATATCGAAAGTACGGCAGTCTATGCCTTGGCGGCAGTATATGCAAAAAAAACGGGTGAGGGTGAACTTTATCATAGGTTGATTGATCGTATGATGGCCTTCAGGGTAAATGATAAAAAATCACCGGATTATGGAGGCTTCGGAAATGAGGATACCGGGGAATGCTATTCCTTCGACAACCTCACCGCCTTATGGGCTTTGGCATTGGAGTGAATAAATAACTGGAGCCGCCCGGCACTTCTCTTCAATACCTGATCAGTTTTCTCCCCAGCAGGAATGAAGGCTTGAGTAAAGCAATCAACAATATGCCGGTAATTAGTGTAGATATTACTACCACAGTAAGATCAATAAGTCCTTTGCTGATAGAATAAGTTATTATCAAGCTGTTTACGGGGATGTTAAGAAAAACACCTGTTACTGTTCCCGGTGCATATCTCTTTAATACAATACTTGCTGCAAGGTGGGGCATTACTGCATTCAATATCATAGCCCCTGCATACCCGAAATATGCATACTTTATTATTTCCGATTGTGGGAAGAACAGGAATAAAGCTGTTATCAGGTATGCAGCTATTGTGTACAGAAGGACTGCAAAGTGAAATTCATCTTTTGTGACGGGTTTATGAAATTTTTTTGCGTACTTTGACCATTGGGGCAGCCAAAGTGCCTCTTCAATATTATGTAGTGTTATTGCTAAAGCAAAGAGTATAAAAATACTTGGTGAATCCATAGTGTGCCTCCTAACTATTCGATTGTTACTCCCTTAAGGGCATTGCCGCTGGGTATATTTTCTGGTGCTTGATTGCCGGCATATTGACTTGTAGCATTATTTACTGCTTTAATGATGCACTGATGGGCTGATTTTATCTTTTGTCCGGCATTTCCGGGCAATAAACCAATTATCAATCCTGACATTCTTAACTTACATGAAATCAGTTCTTTAACCAGTTTTTCATTCATTGTGAGCACCTCCAAAACGTATTTTCAACATCTCATTTTCAAATTTTGCCCCTTGTATAGCTAAGTTGAGCAGAGTGCGGGGCAGTACTATATTTCTTTTCACGTTTCCGACTTTTATTATCAACTCATCACCTTTTTGGTTTAGAGATATTTCCTTTTTATCGGTAAATGGCATATAGATGGTGAGTATGTATTCCTCACCGTCTCTTGTAACCTGCTGGGTTCTGCTGGTGTAGCTGATTGCAGTAGGGTCAGTTTCGTTAAAGACTTCCTTGCCCATTTTTTCCAGCATTTCGAGTCCAACTATCTCCCTTTCAAAGAGAGGAGCATAATAAATAGGTAGTGGAGAAAAGCTGTTAATAATGGTTTCTTTGTATTTTTTCTGTATATCCTTCCACACTTTGAAATAATTATCGGATACATTATCGGGGATTACTCTGTTTACTACTACTGCATCGATATTGTAATCGTAAAGATTCAGATAAGCGAAGCTTCGCTGAGCCTCCTTCACTACCATTTTTTCCGGGTTTACTACTATACGTACGCTTGTTATTTCCCTGTTTGAAAGTATTTCTCTCATTTCACTGAGTTGATGGAACAGGTTCTCTATTTCGTTGACCACGCTGTCTGATGGCATCGGGACACCCAGTAAGGATCCGGCTATAGGCCTGACGATCTTCAGCGCTTTTTTCTGAATGGGGAATAGTTTCTCCATCCACCATCTGAGTAAATCCGGATAACTTAGGAAAGCCAGTGTCTCACCGGTGGGAGCACAGTCAATTATGATTACATCGAAGGATTTTTCTTTATGATAACGTAATATTCTCAATAAACTAAGCAGGTCTTCGATGCCTGGAAATATTGACAGTTCTTCAGCTGTTATATCATTTACAGCCTTGGAAGTGAAAACGGTAGAAATAAACTCTTGTATTTTTCTCCAACCCTGCTCTGCTTCGTGAACGGAATCAATCTCCTGTGCCCAGAGATTCTCGCTGATCTGTAATGGCTCCGGTGAAAGCTTGATATCGAATGAATCGCCTAGACTGTGTGCCGGATCCGTGCTTACTACCAATGTTTTCAGACCTCTGCCTGCACTTTTTACTGCTGTAGCTGCGGCCACACTCGTTTTTCCTACGCCGCCCTTTCCTGTATATAGTATGATTCTCATATTTGTTACCTCCTTAGCTTAACTTATTTTGGTAGTTCAAAGAATACATTGCTTCGGATTTTGAATACTTCGGAACCCGAAATACTTGTCTGTTTAAAAGCCCATAAATGGGCCGGTAATATTTTACTCAATTTCGATCTTCTTAATTTTCTTTTCCTTTATTTCACCGGAAAGAATTGCTGCGTTCTTGCTTTCCAGCACTTTTACGAATTTGGCAAATACCTTTAGCAGAAGCTGCTTCTCTTCTCCTGTCAGAGAGGAATTTATCTCATTTATGTACTGCATGACGGTATCTTTAAACCGTGTAATCAGTTCTTCGCCTTTTGGTGTAAGCTTTATAGTAACGATGCGTCTGTCAGTTTCGCTTCTTTCACGCAGGATATAGCCGTTTTTTACTAACCTTTCCACGATGCCGGTGGCTGTACTCATAGGCACATTAATATAGTCGGCGACCTGGCTCATAATGATTTCTCCTTGTCTGTGTATAAGGAGCATCGCAAAAAGCTCGGTCTTTGAAAATGACATATCAAAGTCTATCCACTCTTCCGGATATAAAACCTTTTTAAGACTGTCTATCAATAGATCAAACATATTGTTGGCTTCTAACATTTAATTAGTTCCTCCATTGAATATTACGGCATACGAAATATTCTAAATAAATAATAATATATATAAAAAACATTGTCAATGAAATTTTTTCACTTTTAGAGAGCTTTATCTGATTTCAACCAGAGCCATTGTAATGTCATCGGGAATTTCAGCAGTAGTATCTATTCCTGCAAATTTACAAGCACTATCGGCAATATTGTTCAGGGTTTCACCAGAACCGGATGAGGCGTTTAATAGTATATCAAGTAGCCGTTTTTCTCCGTATTGTTCGTTAGTGTCGTTTTTTAATTCTACAATACCGTCGGTATATAGAAAAACTTTATCGCCGGATGTAAAATTTACGAATTTATCCGAATAATCCGGAGCAGTCATCCAGTTGCTTATCGGAATACCGGCAGATCGCAGGATTTCAAACTTTCCCTTGTTAAATAGTATCGGACAAACGTTATGCCCTGCATTAGAAAATCTGATTTTATTTTCCTTAAGGCTAAATATTGCATAAAAAACCGTAATATATAAATCCTGATCGAAATTACTGTTGTTAAACTCATTATAAAGTTCTTTGAGCACAGCCGCCGGAGATAACAGTTTCTTATTGATACTGGAACGCAAAAAGACTGTAAGCATTGAAGCGGGTACACCGTGTCCTGATACATCGGCTATATATACGCCTACATGGTCTTCATCTATTTTGAATATGTCTAAAAAGTCTCCCCCTATAGTTTCACAGGGCCTATATATGAACGAAAAGCTGATTTTATCCTCCGGAAAACTTTTTGGCAGAAGGCTGCACTGCAATTTTCTTGCTATGCGCAGGTCAGACTGGAGTTTATGGTTTTGTTCCGTTATTTTTTTCTGCAGCAGCTTCATTTGAGTGATATCTCTTAAAACTTCCACTACAGCTATTATTTCACCGTTCTGATCTTTTACCGGAGAACTCATAACAGAATATATCCTGTCTTTTATTGTTTCTTCCTTTTCATGTGATTGACCCTCAAAAACTGTCCTTCGGGAAATACAGTTTTCACATGGAGCAGACCTTCCTATTGCTTTATAGCACTTTTCCCCTGTTTTCAGATTGTCAAGAGCTTCAGACATAGCTTTATTGATATATATTATATTGTCATTCCTGTCAAGAACCCTTACCCAATCAAACATTCCGTTAATTATGTCTTCTATGAGACTGCTGCCTTGGTTGCTATCAGGATTTGAAGGATTAATATTTGTAGTACCCATGTTACGACCTCGCGATACAAATAAAATACGTAATCAGGTCACGTTTTATATTAATAATAACAAAACTAAACAGTCATATCAACAAAACTAAACCGGGTAATATCAGAAAAAGTAATAAATAGGCATACTATGGTAATAATAATTATAGTAGGAATATAGAGCCGCTTAAATTTGTATTATACTACTTTTTGATAGGAGAAATATTATGTTTTTAAAAGCTCCGGTAAAGCAGCAGTACATAAATATGGAAAGTGCTCTGGCATTTAAAAACTTTACAGATGTCCTCCATGCAATAGTTGATAAAAGTGTGAGAAGCGGGTATAAATCCATCGTATTTGTATGTATTGGGACGGATAGGTCTACAGGTGATAGTTTGGGCCCTCTTATAGGCTATAAGATCAATAATATAAGACAAAAAAACGTATATGTATACGGAACTCTGGAAAACCCCGTGCATGCCAAGAATATTGATGAAATAATGAAAAGCATACATTTGCTTTATAATAAGCCTTTTGTTATAGCGATAGATGCATGTCTTGGTCGTATGGACCATGTAGGATACATAACCATAGGAGAGGGATCGATTAAGCCTGGGTCCGGAGTAAACAAGGATCTTGCACCGGTTGGGGACATGTATATTACGGGAATAGTTAATTTTGGCGGTTTTATGGACTTTCTGGTATTACAGAATACCCGGCTTAGTATAGTAATGAAAATGGCTGACTTAATATCGATGGGAATAAGATATGTGCTATGGAAGCTGAACAGTGACCCGGAGAGTCAGGAATTTTTTGAGGGTTTTATTGATAAATAGAAGAATTAATTTCAGATTAATACTATGAATAGAATTCCGGATATAATCGGACATAACTTAAAAATACTTTTTATTGGGTATAATCCCGGTCTTAAATCGGCTGAAACGGGGCATCATTATGCTTCACCGAGTAACAGGTTTTGGAAACTTTTATTTGAATCCGGTATTACACCTTACAGATTCAAGCCGGAAGAAGATGTGAAACTTCTTGATCTGGGATATGGTTCAACAAATATTGTTTCAAGACCGACCAGAGGAGCAGCTGAATTGAAGTCAGAAGAATTCAGGGAAGGAGCTGTTGTACTAAAAGAACTCCTTGCAAAATACAAACCTGTTATTGCGTGTTATGTCGGTATGGGAGTGTATAAAAGGTTTTCCGGTAGACAGCGGGTAGGATATGGCCTGCAGAAGGATAGTATTGTAGAAGGAGTAAGAGATTATGTATGCCCTTCGCCTAGCGGTTTAAATCGTATGCCTTACAGCACTCAACTTGAGTATTTCAGAGATATGAAATCTGTTTCTGAATAAATACCTCTTATAATGCATTTTTCCTCCTGATAAAAATTTCTTTTTATAAAATCAGACTTTTCTTTATTCAATTCTTATAATATTATAGAAAATAAATTTGGGAGGATTTTATATGAAAAGAAATAATATAGTTATAGGGGTAATATTTGTTGTTCTTGGTCTATTGTTTCTGATAAACAATACAGGACTTATAAGAATAGATATCGATTTTTTTGATATAGGTTTTCTGTTTGCGAAGTTCTGGCCTGCAATGTTTTTGATAATTCCGGGTCTTGCAATGCACTCCATATTTTTCTCAGGTAAAAACAAGGATGCGGGTATACTGGTACCCGGCGGTATCCTGCTATTTACGGGTCTGACTTGCCAGGTTTCCATGCTCTTTAATGTATGGGGGATAACATGGCCGGGATTTATACTTGCAGTAGCTATAGGACTTTTTGAACTCTATCTTTTCGGAAGCAGAAACAAAGGACTTTTGATACCTGTTGGCATACTTACCGTTTTATCTGTTATCTTCTTTGACGCATTCACATTCAGATGGCTGCATATATTTGATTTGAAAGAAATACTCATAGGTGCGTTCTTGATAATATTAGGGGCTTCAATAATATTTAAGAACCGCAGAAATAAAAATGAATTCTAGTAACGTATAGGTTGCATGGGTAGGATAAAATCCTGCCCATGTTTTTTTGTGCATTAATATGACGATTCATACTGCATAGCGCCAAAAGATTCCTATGACGGTATTAATATATGAAAGCTTTTTCTTCGTAAGTATACTTACAAGTCTCATATTTGGCACATAAGGCCGAAATGACACAGCATAACTTACAGCACCATATAATACAATAGTATTGTAAATGCTGAAAACTGGCAGGTGCTGAACGATGGACAATGATGCGATGATAAGGGAGAAGCTTGAATTCCTTAAGAATTATACATATGAGGAGTTAAAGAGACTGAAGCTCAAAATACTTGAGAAGGATACGTCGGATGAAAGTATAACTTTTTCTGATAACGGAATTGTTAGCGGTGACAGTAACTGTCATATAGGAAAGGGCCTGTCAATGCAAAGAAGTAATCTATTAACCCATAAAAAGGCTTATAAGAAAAGTTACCGAAATAATGTATATAGAAAATACAAGGGCTTTAAAATAAAATTTTTGTTATAGACATACAGGAAATGGGTAATATACATTGTGTATGAAAACAATATAAAACAATTAGTGTACTTAATGTTTTCATAATCAGAAAAAAAGAAGCATATTAAAGGAGCTGAAGTGTAATGGATAAGTACATATGTACTGCGTGTGGTTATGAATACGATCCAGAAAAGGGTGACCCTGACAGTGGCATAGCACCCGGAACTGCTTTTGCAGATATTCCTGAGGATTGGGTGTGTCCCATTTGCGGTGTAGGCAAAGATATGTTTGAAAAAGCATGATATGAAAATATGATAATTCGATTGAAGTTTTCAAAATATTTGGGCATCAGTTGATGGAACAGCCATGAGGGCCGTAGGTGGCCTGCGTGGCTGTTGCTTTATCAGCTGTTGAAAAGCATTAATCGGATGGTACAGCTTCCAGAAGAGCTTTGTCAACCCATTTGATGGTGTGTTCGTCGATGAATAATAGAACCTCATCTCCGAAACATACAAGAATAATGGCATCACTATTATGAAACTTAACCTTATGACCCAGACTTAGCATCACTATCACTCCATTCCGTTGGAATAACCTTAAATCCGTTTAAGGTATACTGATGACATGGAACATTTATATGTCTATTATTAATATCGTCATTTCAAGGATTTTCTTAACAATAACAATAAAATTTCTATCAAATGGGATAATGGAATACTGATAGAAGGTGATTTTTAAAAATGCAAGTTTCAACTTTGCTACTTGCATTTTTGTTGAAAAAAATATTGCATAATTATTTTGTTATGCTATAATATTAGTTATTAAATATATATTTCTATTTCTTATAGAACAATGGCGTTCTCAAACAAGGTCTGTTGGCCTGGCTTGAGTGCGCTTTTTTGATGTCGCTAAATATATTGATGGTTTCAAAGAGATAAATATGATTAAAGGAGTGTTATTTATGCCGAGATACTCAAAGGAAGACATTCTGAGGATAGTCAGGGAGCAGGACGTTAAGTTCATACGTTTGCAATTTACGGATATTTTCGGTATTTTAAAGAATGTGGCGATTACTGTAGAGCAGCTTGAAAAAGCCTTGGACAACAAGTGCATGTTTGACGGATCATCAATCGAAGGTTTTGTCAGAATAGAAGAGTCTGATATGTATCTCCGTCCTGATACAAATACTTTTGTTATTTTTCCGTGGAGACCACAGACAGGGAAAGTTGCAAGATTGATCTGTGATGTTTACAATCCGGATGGAACACCCTTTGAAGGAGATCCCAGGTATATTCTCAAAAAGGCTTTAAATAAAGCGTATGATATGGGATATGAAACACTGAATGTAGGACCTGAGTGTGAATTCTTTTTATTCATTACTGACAGCGAGGGCAATCCGACTACGGTTACCCATGATAATGCTGGCTACTTTGATCTTGGGCCTGTAGATCTGGGGGAGAACGCCAGAAGAGATATGTGTATGGCTTTGGAAGAGATGGGATTTGAAATAGAGGCTTCTCATCATGAGGTTGCACCGGGGCAGCATGAAATCGACTTTAAATACAGTGATGCTTTAAGCACTGCAGACGCCATACTGACATTCAAACTGGTAGTAAAAACAATAGCACAAAGGCATGGATTGCATGCTACGTTTATGCCAAAGCCCTTGTTCGGAATTAATGGCTCCGGTATGCATACAAATGTTTCTCTGTTTAAGAATGGTAAGAATGTTTTTGATGATGAAAAAGATCCTTTACAATTGAGTAAAGAAGCATACTGGTTTATCGGCGGACTTATGAAAAATATGAGATCTATAGCAGCGATAACCAACCCTATAGTAAATTCATATAAAAGGCTTGTACCCGGTTATGAAGCACCTGTATATATAGCATGGTCCGCAAGGAATAGAAGTCCGCTTATAAGGATACCGGCAGCAAGGGGAGCTTCTACTAGAGTAGAGCTGAGATGTCCTGATCCGACATGCAACCCGTATTTGGCTTTAGCAGCGATTTTGACGGCGGGGCTTGATGGTATTGAAAACAAGATACAACCTCCCGCTTCCACTGACAAAAATATTTTTCAGATGAGTCAAGACCAAAGGAAATCAGAAGGGATTGAATCACTGCCAGGCAGCTTGAAGGAAGCAATAGATGAGCTTGAAGGCAGTAGCCTCGCTAAGGAAATACTCGGTGAGCATATATTTGAAAAGTACATTGAGGCAAAGCGTGGGGAATGGGATGAGTATAAAACTAAAATAAGCAGTTGGGAAATAGAGCAGTATTTGACCAAATATTAATTAACAGAGGCGGATAATCTGACGGGTTAGTAATAAATCTTTAACCTTGATATAGAAGCTTATGGATATAGTTCCAGTGCAGCAACGATGCGGCCGAACCCTTGGGTTCGGCTGTCTTTTTAAATGCATACAAAATGGATTATATTGCCAGACAACTGGTTTAATTGGTATTTTACGGGTATATTAAATGATACTGGGGTGTTAACATGGAATCAGCGAGGATATTGTTAGCCATGAGCAATGACGCGTCAATTAGTAAATTGAGAGTCATTTTGGTTGAAAATGGATATACGGTTGTAGACCAGGCCAAAGACGGGAATGAATGTTTGAGGAAAATACGCGCTCTCAAACCTGATCTGGTAATACTAGATTACGGACTTCCCCTGATGAATGGCTTTGAGGTTTCAAAAGTTGTCATAGAAGACAAGGTCTGTGACATAATCCTTATTATTTCACCTGCACAGGAAGGGCTTATAAGTAATATCAAATCAGAGAATAATTTTGTTTGTATGTCCAAACCCTTGAATAAACCCAGTCTGATAAATACAATAGACTTAATGGTGAAAAATAAGAGAAGAATAAGAGAACTGGAGCAGGAAATTGAGACGTTGAAAGCCAGCCTGGATACCCGTAAAGAGGTTGAGAAGGCAAAGGGGTTGCTGATGAAGCATTTGAGCCTTTCAGAGGCTGAAGCTTTTAAGAGGATTCAGCGTCAGAGTATGGACAGGGGGATTCCTATGAAAGAAATTGCAAAAGCTATTATTCTTGCATATGATATTTAACTTTACTTAATTTACCGTGTACTGATAAAAGTACTACTTAGAAAAAATAGTTTTTTTCATGCTAAAATACACACACAAATAAAAACAGCATTATAATAATTTATAATGCTGTTTTTATTTGGAGGTTTTTATGAGTAAGTACAGACCGCTGATAGGAATAACTTCAGGGTATGACTATGAGAAAGATACTATGTTTGTAAAAAACGGTTATTATGCAGCAGTAATTAAAGCCGGAGGGGTAGCTGTCGCAATTCCGCCCGTAGATGATGAAAGGGTATTGGATGAGGTTATGTGCAAGTGTGATGGTTTTATTCTTTCAGGTGGGCCTGATCTGGATGCGGTTCATTTTAATGAGAGCAACATGCCTTATAACGGAGAGATATCCCCTTGCAGGGATAGGGTAGAATTGTATATTGCAGGAAAGGCTGTAGAATCAGATTTACCTTTGCTGGGGATATGCAGGGGTATACAGGTTATGAATGTAGCTTTGGGGGGAACAATATATCAGGATATTTACTCGCAGATAAATTGCAGGGAGCTCGTAAGACACTCGCAGAATGCTCCCAAATGGTATCCTACTCATGAAATAAATATTGAGCAGGATACCTTGATAAGCAAAATTTTCGGCAACACCTGTGCCAGGGTAAATTCCTTTCATCACCAGGCTGTCAGGGAGTTGGGGTGTGGGTTTGCAGTAACTTCCAGAGCTGAGGACGGAATCATCGAATCAATCGAAAATACTGATAAAAGATTTGCAGTAGGTATTCAGTGGCATGCCGAGCTGATGTGGGAAAAGGATGATAAACATCTGAATCTGTTCAGGGAGTTCATTGAATGTTGTAAATGAGAATATATGTAACGCTTATGGGTTGTTTAAAATAAATATTTTTTGTAAACTATTTATAGCAAGGTGAATCTTAAGATGAAAGAGCGGAATCATCCCTGCATTTCATAAGGAGGACAGGATTGATATGGATAACTTAATAAATAAACTCAAGAGTACGGTAGACAAGCTTCCACAACCGGTAGAAGCTACTCTGAAAGTACTTGGGATATTCATACTTGCTTTGATAGTTGTGAAGCTGGGTAGTTTCATAATCCGGAAGTTGTTTAAGAAACAGAGGCTATCAAAGTATGGAATAAATGATAAAAAGCTGAATACTATGGCTTCTCTGATAGTCAGTATTTTCAGATATACAG
Coding sequences within:
- a CDS encoding rubredoxin, producing MDKYICTACGYEYDPEKGDPDSGIAPGTAFADIPEDWVCPICGVGKDMFEKA
- a CDS encoding ANTAR domain-containing protein; amino-acid sequence: MESARILLAMSNDASISKLRVILVENGYTVVDQAKDGNECLRKIRALKPDLVILDYGLPLMNGFEVSKVVIEDKVCDIILIISPAQEGLISNIKSENNFVCMSKPLNKPSLINTIDLMVKNKRRIRELEQEIETLKASLDTRKEVEKAKGLLMKHLSLSEAEAFKRIQRQSMDRGIPMKEIAKAIILAYDI
- a CDS encoding HXXEE domain-containing protein yields the protein MDSPSIFILFALAITLHNIEEALWLPQWSKYAKKFHKPVTKDEFHFAVLLYTIAAYLITALFLFFPQSEIIKYAYFGYAGAMILNAVMPHLAASIVLKRYAPGTVTGVFLNIPVNSLIITYSISKGLIDLTVVVISTLITGILLIALLKPSFLLGRKLIRY
- the yyaC gene encoding spore protease YyaC, translated to MFLKAPVKQQYINMESALAFKNFTDVLHAIVDKSVRSGYKSIVFVCIGTDRSTGDSLGPLIGYKINNIRQKNVYVYGTLENPVHAKNIDEIMKSIHLLYNKPFVIAIDACLGRMDHVGYITIGEGSIKPGSGVNKDLAPVGDMYITGIVNFGGFMDFLVLQNTRLSIVMKMADLISMGIRYVLWKLNSDPESQEFFEGFIDK
- the glnA gene encoding type I glutamate--ammonia ligase; amino-acid sequence: MPRYSKEDILRIVREQDVKFIRLQFTDIFGILKNVAITVEQLEKALDNKCMFDGSSIEGFVRIEESDMYLRPDTNTFVIFPWRPQTGKVARLICDVYNPDGTPFEGDPRYILKKALNKAYDMGYETLNVGPECEFFLFITDSEGNPTTVTHDNAGYFDLGPVDLGENARRDMCMALEEMGFEIEASHHEVAPGQHEIDFKYSDALSTADAILTFKLVVKTIAQRHGLHATFMPKPLFGINGSGMHTNVSLFKNGKNVFDDEKDPLQLSKEAYWFIGGLMKNMRSIAAITNPIVNSYKRLVPGYEAPVYIAWSARNRSPLIRIPAARGASTRVELRCPDPTCNPYLALAAILTAGLDGIENKIQPPASTDKNIFQMSQDQRKSEGIESLPGSLKEAIDELEGSSLAKEILGEHIFEKYIEAKRGEWDEYKTKISSWEIEQYLTKY
- a CDS encoding MarR family transcriptional regulator, with product MLEANNMFDLLIDSLKKVLYPEEWIDFDMSFSKTELFAMLLIHRQGEIIMSQVADYINVPMSTATGIVERLVKNGYILRERSETDRRIVTIKLTPKGEELITRFKDTVMQYINEINSSLTGEEKQLLLKVFAKFVKVLESKNAAILSGEIKEKKIKKIEIE
- a CDS encoding ArsA family ATPase, whose translation is MRIILYTGKGGVGKTSVAAATAVKSAGRGLKTLVVSTDPAHSLGDSFDIKLSPEPLQISENLWAQEIDSVHEAEQGWRKIQEFISTVFTSKAVNDITAEELSIFPGIEDLLSLLRILRYHKEKSFDVIIIDCAPTGETLAFLSYPDLLRWWMEKLFPIQKKALKIVRPIAGSLLGVPMPSDSVVNEIENLFHQLSEMREILSNREITSVRIVVNPEKMVVKEAQRSFAYLNLYDYNIDAVVVNRVIPDNVSDNYFKVWKDIQKKYKETIINSFSPLPIYYAPLFEREIVGLEMLEKMGKEVFNETDPTAISYTSRTQQVTRDGEEYILTIYMPFTDKKEISLNQKGDELIIKVGNVKRNIVLPRTLLNLAIQGAKFENEMLKIRFGGAHNE
- a CDS encoding mismatch-specific DNA-glycosylase, which produces MNRIPDIIGHNLKILFIGYNPGLKSAETGHHYASPSNRFWKLLFESGITPYRFKPEEDVKLLDLGYGSTNIVSRPTRGAAELKSEEFREGAVVLKELLAKYKPVIACYVGMGVYKRFSGRQRVGYGLQKDSIVEGVRDYVCPSPSGLNRMPYSTQLEYFRDMKSVSE
- a CDS encoding glycoside hydrolase gives rise to the protein MGKYIVGVLAILLTCIYSACYMLFLNIPCMSAISEKTIIGERTVEANLGENETNRLYSDRETALLNFIKKRMMGNEGQIYTKIKQGEACGEVLSESVGLLMEYCIEKNNRVLFDKEFDFLREKLLDDKNLIRWKAANKEVNCNAAIDDFRIVRALLDAYDIWGDKVYLDTAGFIQESIFKKQVEGEWLFEFYDWKLGKSNKTIPLCYLDLYTLGRLREFNKDWSRVADFGERIISEGKPDSEIPIYYKYYDYETKRYFLDEEYVKSKAVCLTYTLYTVMHMSEINGDTEMFTNWLKKEMGTGRLYAWYDPQTGTPANDIESTAVYALAAVYAKKTGEGELYHRLIDRMMAFRVNDKKSPDYGGFGNEDTGECYSFDNLTALWALALE
- a CDS encoding TetR/AcrR family transcriptional regulator, producing the protein MYRNFENLPEDKRNKIISVSIEEFAQNGYEKASTNSIVKKAGISKGILFHYFGNKKSLYLYILDYVIDYYIKKFNSQYAFSTSDVFERLVERAKEKMKLAYEDPDMYKLVFEAFANTPDDIKPEVQGRYAKIIAEQTPLAFKDLDFSKFRKGVDPKKAIELIVLSLEALGNKYLSMYKNRGIWTSEEMEKMMQESLEYVEMLKYGIYESEK
- a CDS encoding SpoIIE family protein phosphatase, producing the protein MGTTNINPSNPDSNQGSSLIEDIINGMFDWVRVLDRNDNIIYINKAMSEALDNLKTGEKCYKAIGRSAPCENCISRRTVFEGQSHEKEETIKDRIYSVMSSPVKDQNGEIIAVVEVLRDITQMKLLQKKITEQNHKLQSDLRIARKLQCSLLPKSFPEDKISFSFIYRPCETIGGDFLDIFKIDEDHVGVYIADVSGHGVPASMLTVFLRSSINKKLLSPAAVLKELYNEFNNSNFDQDLYITVFYAIFSLKENKIRFSNAGHNVCPILFNKGKFEILRSAGIPISNWMTAPDYSDKFVNFTSGDKVFLYTDGIVELKNDTNEQYGEKRLLDILLNASSGSGETLNNIADSACKFAGIDTTAEIPDDITMALVEIR